One genomic region from Prevotella sp. Rep29 encodes:
- a CDS encoding MFS transporter, whose translation MTQTKNNGTVVAIIAMMFLFAMISFVTNMAAPFGTIWKEHYEWAGMMGNMMNFAAYLFMGIPAGMMITKIGYKKTALVALALGFIGICVQYLSSTLDANAISTYIVYLAGAFICGFCVCILNTVVNPMLNLLGGGGNRGNQLIQTGGTLNSLAGTLTPLLAGSMIGTITKDTSMTAVAPLLMIAMAIFALSFVIIYFTKITEPETEKSDAVAGIKGALGYRHLVLGIIAIFFYVGIEVGIPGQMIFYLSEPGGVLGSVAIAGTIAALYWLLMLVGRFAGSFISGKVSSRTQLIVVSAVAMALIMVAILIPESKTFNLPGSEASPVDLVLFKFTGGTIPVKCLFLILCGLCTSVMWGGIFNLATEGLGKYTASASGLFMTMVVGGGVMPLIQNLMARSVGDINSYWLVVAMLSFLLFYGLVGCKNKKSAAE comes from the coding sequence ATGACACAAACTAAAAACAACGGAACCGTCGTGGCTATCATCGCCATGATGTTCCTCTTCGCCATGATTTCGTTCGTCACGAACATGGCGGCACCATTCGGCACCATCTGGAAAGAACATTACGAGTGGGCAGGAATGATGGGTAACATGATGAACTTCGCAGCTTACCTCTTCATGGGTATCCCTGCAGGTATGATGATTACGAAAATCGGCTACAAGAAGACAGCGCTCGTTGCCTTGGCACTCGGATTCATCGGAATCTGCGTACAATATCTGTCGAGCACGCTTGATGCAAATGCCATCAGCACATACATTGTCTATCTGGCTGGCGCATTCATCTGCGGTTTCTGCGTGTGTATCCTCAACACCGTTGTCAACCCGATGCTCAACCTGTTGGGTGGCGGTGGCAACCGTGGTAACCAGCTGATTCAGACCGGTGGCACGCTGAACTCTCTGGCAGGTACGCTGACACCGCTTCTGGCGGGTTCGATGATTGGAACGATTACGAAGGACACGTCGATGACTGCCGTTGCTCCCCTGCTGATGATTGCGATGGCAATCTTTGCCCTGTCGTTTGTCATCATCTACTTTACCAAGATTACCGAGCCTGAGACGGAGAAGTCGGACGCGGTGGCTGGCATCAAGGGAGCGCTGGGTTATCGCCACCTTGTGTTAGGTATCATTGCCATTTTCTTCTATGTCGGCATTGAGGTGGGCATCCCCGGACAGATGATATTCTACCTGAGCGAACCTGGCGGCGTACTGGGAAGTGTTGCCATTGCGGGAACCATTGCAGCTTTGTATTGGCTGCTGATGCTCGTGGGACGCTTTGCCGGATCGTTTATCAGTGGAAAGGTTTCGTCGCGCACGCAGCTTATTGTCGTGTCAGCGGTGGCAATGGCACTGATTATGGTGGCTATCTTGATTCCTGAAAGCAAGACGTTCAACCTTCCCGGCTCTGAGGCGTCGCCTGTTGACTTGGTGCTCTTTAAGTTTACCGGCGGAACGATTCCTGTTAAATGTCTGTTCCTCATTCTCTGCGGTTTGTGCACTTCAGTGATGTGGGGTGGCATATTCAATTTGGCTACGGAAGGGCTTGGAAAGTACACTGCTTCGGCTTCAGGCCTGTTCATGACGATGGTTGTCGGCGGTGGAGTGATGCCGCTTATCCAGAACCTGATGGCTCGCAGTGTGGGCGACATCAACAGCTACTGGCTTGTTGTGGCGATGCTTTCGTTCCTGCTTTTCTACGGCTTGGTGGGCTGCAAGAACAAGAAGTCGGCTGCAGAGTGA
- the galK gene encoding galactokinase has protein sequence MVTIEHVRSRFIKHFDGQTGNIYFAPGRINLIGEHTDYNGGFVFPGAVDCGIMAEVRPNGLNTVICYAIDMKDKVEFKVDDPVGPRTSWARYIYGIVQEMRKRGVDVKGFNTAFSGDVPLGAGMSSSAALESCFAFALNDIFGDNKVEKWDLALAGQATEHNYVGVNCGIMDQFASVFGQAGKLMRLDCRSREFEYFPFDPKGYKLVLLNSCVKHELVGSPYNDRRNSCENVVKHIAAKHPEEKFETLRDCSWEQLEEVRAEVGEADYTRAHFVLGEKDRVLTVCDALVAGDYETVGKKMYETHEGLSKEYAVSCEELDFLNDIAKECGVTGSRIMGGGFGGCTINLVKDELYDGFIREAKRRYAEKYGKEPQVIDVVIGDGARRLC, from the coding sequence ATGGTAACGATTGAACATGTAAGGAGTCGGTTCATCAAGCATTTTGATGGGCAGACGGGAAATATCTATTTTGCGCCGGGCAGGATTAACCTTATCGGCGAGCATACAGACTACAACGGCGGCTTTGTGTTCCCCGGAGCGGTGGACTGCGGCATCATGGCTGAGGTGCGACCGAACGGTCTTAACACGGTCATCTGTTATGCGATTGACATGAAGGACAAGGTGGAGTTCAAGGTGGACGACCCCGTTGGACCGCGCACGTCGTGGGCTCGCTACATCTACGGCATTGTGCAGGAGATGCGCAAGCGTGGCGTGGATGTGAAGGGATTCAACACGGCTTTCTCGGGCGACGTTCCTTTGGGCGCGGGCATGTCGTCGTCGGCTGCGCTCGAGAGTTGCTTTGCTTTCGCGTTGAATGACATATTTGGCGACAATAAAGTTGAAAAATGGGACTTGGCGCTTGCAGGACAGGCTACCGAACACAACTATGTGGGCGTGAACTGCGGCATCATGGACCAGTTTGCGAGTGTGTTCGGACAGGCTGGCAAGCTGATGCGCCTGGACTGCCGTTCGCGTGAGTTCGAGTATTTTCCGTTCGACCCCAAAGGCTACAAACTGGTGTTGTTGAATTCGTGTGTGAAGCATGAACTCGTCGGTTCGCCGTACAACGACCGTCGCAATTCGTGCGAAAACGTGGTGAAGCATATTGCCGCCAAGCATCCAGAGGAGAAGTTTGAGACGCTGCGCGACTGCTCGTGGGAGCAGCTGGAAGAGGTCCGCGCAGAGGTTGGCGAGGCGGACTACACACGCGCTCATTTCGTTCTTGGAGAGAAAGACCGTGTGCTGACGGTTTGCGACGCCCTTGTTGCGGGCGACTATGAGACCGTGGGCAAGAAGATGTATGAGACTCACGAGGGGCTTTCCAAGGAGTATGCGGTGAGCTGCGAGGAGCTTGACTTCCTCAACGACATTGCCAAGGAATGTGGTGTTACCGGTTCGCGCATCATGGGCGGCGGCTTCGGCGGCTGCACCATCAATCTGGTGAAAGACGAACTTTACGACGGTTTCATCCGTGAGGCTAAGCGGCGCTATGCCGAGAAGTATGGCAAGGAGCCGCAAGTGATTGACGTCGTGATTGGCGACGGGGCGCGCAGGCTTTGCTAA
- a CDS encoding CDC27 family protein, whose product MSIKNLWAGIAFLLLNWTAAAAQGVTQSRAELVAAGDSLLSSYRIFEALGCYEEAWQRYADISAARGLAECHYRRGDYRRCVALLERVATVSEDSLTHTSLRQLVYSYKYFKNTAAELRWGELLLRKYPFDAEMTAEIARVYNMDEVNLPQRANALTKAYCERDSTNLSVLLQLADSYYFQNDYVRALPAYERLLALGDSTYNIYYSIGMCHVRLEQLPEARTYLQRAAEINGHKSTGCLYRLGEVCLALDSLDESIRYLELAVQAMEPDQRVMFLAKRALGEAFYQKGEWWNAIFAWREALKRNQNSLATCFNLAQVYGIVGETELEKTFYRVFLSMAAHEKETEELRKWVEQAVQVVGTAYYKKGAILLPPDL is encoded by the coding sequence ATGAGTATCAAGAACTTGTGGGCGGGAATCGCGTTCCTGCTCTTGAATTGGACGGCGGCTGCGGCGCAGGGAGTTACCCAAAGCCGTGCCGAGTTGGTGGCGGCGGGCGATAGTCTGCTGAGCAGTTACCGTATTTTCGAGGCGCTGGGCTGTTACGAGGAGGCGTGGCAGCGGTATGCAGACATCAGTGCTGCGCGCGGCTTGGCTGAGTGTCACTACCGGCGCGGCGACTATAGGCGCTGCGTGGCGCTGCTCGAACGCGTTGCGACGGTGAGTGAAGACAGTCTGACGCATACGTCGTTGCGCCAGCTCGTGTACAGTTATAAGTATTTCAAGAACACGGCTGCCGAGCTGCGCTGGGGCGAGCTGCTGCTGAGGAAGTATCCCTTTGACGCAGAGATGACGGCTGAAATCGCACGCGTCTATAACATGGACGAGGTGAATCTGCCACAGCGTGCGAATGCCTTGACTAAGGCTTATTGCGAGCGCGATTCGACGAATCTCTCCGTGCTGTTGCAGCTTGCCGACAGCTACTACTTCCAGAACGACTACGTCCGTGCGCTGCCAGCCTACGAACGGTTGCTCGCCTTGGGCGATTCCACATACAATATCTATTATTCTATCGGCATGTGTCACGTCCGCCTCGAGCAGCTTCCCGAGGCGCGGACCTACCTGCAGCGTGCGGCAGAAATCAACGGTCACAAGAGCACGGGATGCCTCTACCGCCTCGGCGAAGTATGTCTCGCACTCGATTCGCTCGACGAAAGCATCCGCTACCTTGAATTGGCGGTGCAGGCGATGGAGCCCGACCAACGCGTGATGTTCCTCGCAAAGCGCGCACTGGGCGAGGCATTCTATCAGAAAGGGGAGTGGTGGAACGCCATTTTCGCATGGCGTGAAGCTCTCAAACGCAATCAAAACAGCCTGGCGACATGCTTCAATCTCGCGCAAGTGTACGGCATCGTGGGTGAGACCGAGCTCGAAAAGACTTTCTACCGCGTATTCCTCAGCATGGCAGCGCACGAGAAAGAGACGGAAGAACTGCGGAAGTGGGTGGAGCAGGCAGTGCAGGTTGTCGGCACGGCGTATTACAAAAAGGGAGCCATCCTGTTGCCGCCCGACTTGTAA